From a single Rhodothermales bacterium genomic region:
- the rpoN gene encoding RNA polymerase factor sigma-54, with protein sequence MLNLHQRQSLQQKLSPQQIQYIKLLQLPTLALEQRIKAELESNPLLEEGDDEEIKEETEPQQEGADDSIEQIELQKEDQINKEDDYDWDEFLNSAEDLYGYKAQVDHSEEEDDREFPLPARVSMAEHLLDQLPFLNLNETELLIAEQIIGSIDEDGYLRRPLESIIDDIMFNQGLMLSDEDVEQVLQRVQRLDPVGIAARDLRECLLVQLDNLPDDLRGREVAVAMLEKAYKAFTMKHFDAIMKRLDASSEELKEAFDLIQRLNPKPGEGEFTAAQNYITPDFSVVFVEGEFYINLNGGNTPELRISRQYRQMLHQISAEKKNPERKNGSSFDSETKQFLRGKLESARWFINSINQRRQTMMKVMRAIVEIQEDFFKFGEGFLRPMILKDVAERISMDISTVSRVVNGKYVQTEFGVYELKYFFSEGLSTDSGEEISNKEVKAIIETIIGGEEKRKPLSDQKIAQMLEDKGFQIARRTVTKYREQLGIPVARLRKEIVLS encoded by the coding sequence ATGCTAAACCTTCATCAAAGACAATCGCTTCAGCAGAAGCTTTCGCCGCAGCAGATTCAGTACATCAAGTTGCTGCAACTGCCGACGCTGGCGCTTGAACAGCGGATCAAGGCCGAACTCGAGTCCAATCCGTTGCTTGAGGAAGGCGACGACGAAGAAATCAAGGAAGAAACGGAGCCGCAGCAGGAAGGCGCCGACGATTCCATCGAGCAGATCGAACTCCAGAAAGAAGATCAGATCAACAAGGAGGACGACTACGACTGGGACGAATTCCTGAACAGTGCGGAGGATCTCTATGGCTACAAGGCGCAGGTCGATCACAGCGAAGAGGAAGACGATCGCGAATTCCCGCTGCCGGCGCGGGTTTCCATGGCCGAACACCTTCTTGATCAGTTGCCCTTCCTGAATCTTAATGAAACCGAGTTGCTCATCGCGGAACAGATCATCGGTTCGATCGATGAGGACGGCTACTTGAGACGGCCGCTGGAATCGATCATCGACGACATCATGTTCAACCAGGGCCTCATGCTTTCGGATGAGGATGTCGAACAGGTGCTCCAGCGCGTCCAGCGGCTTGACCCCGTCGGCATCGCCGCCCGCGACCTGCGCGAGTGCCTCCTCGTTCAGCTCGACAACCTTCCCGATGACCTTCGCGGCCGCGAAGTGGCCGTCGCGATGCTCGAAAAAGCGTATAAGGCGTTCACCATGAAGCATTTCGATGCGATCATGAAACGCCTTGACGCCTCGTCGGAAGAACTGAAAGAGGCGTTCGATCTCATCCAGCGCCTCAACCCCAAGCCCGGAGAAGGGGAGTTCACGGCGGCGCAGAACTACATCACGCCGGATTTCTCCGTCGTGTTCGTCGAGGGCGAATTTTACATCAATCTGAACGGCGGCAATACGCCGGAATTACGCATCTCTCGCCAGTATCGGCAGATGCTCCATCAGATCTCCGCCGAGAAAAAGAACCCCGAACGCAAAAACGGGAGTTCGTTCGACTCGGAAACCAAGCAGTTCCTGCGCGGCAAACTCGAGTCCGCCCGCTGGTTCATCAACTCGATCAACCAGCGCCGGCAGACAATGATGAAGGTCATGCGCGCCATCGTCGAAATCCAGGAGGACTTCTTCAAGTTCGGCGAGGGCTTCCTGCGGCCGATGATCCTCAAAGACGTTGCCGAACGCATCAGCATGGACATCTCCACAGTCAGCCGCGTCGTCAACGGGAAATATGTCCAGACCGAATTCGGCGTCTACGAACTGAAATATTTCTTCTCCGAAGGCCTCTCCACCGACAGTGGCGAGGAGATCTCCAACAAGGAAGTAAAAGCGATTATCGAAACGATCATCGGCGGCGAAGAAAAGCGAAAGCCGCTGTCGGACCAGAAGATCGCCCAGATGCTGGAAGATAAAGGCTTTCAGATTGCCCGACGCACCGTCACCAAATACCGCGAGCAGCTCGGCATTCCCGTGGCGCGTCTCCGGAAGGAAATTGTACTCTCCTGA
- a CDS encoding HEAT repeat domain-containing protein, translated as MRHFLPGALLASLLLAACSSEPAVPLQITTLDPDAAKLEADSILATASVQLADGLSLSLWASERLMADPIALAFDNRGGAYITRTHRIEHSEFDIRGYREWMIESISWQSPEDRRTFLHRELAPERSAENSWFPDLNGDGSHDWRDLTVEQEEIYRIEDTSGDGVADRSQRYVAGFNTEISDLAGAVMPFRDDVYLGVAPDLWRLTDTSGDGQADEMTSISHGYAVHIGFGAHGMSGLTVGPDGRIYWSIGDIGLNVTGPDGKAWAYPNQGAILRSEPDGSGFEVFAAGLRNTHEFVFDAFGNLITVDNDGDHPGEHERLVHLIEGSDSGWRTNWQFGKYIDPDNNAYKVWMDESLYKPRFEGQAAYILPPLAAYHSGPAGMVYNPGTGLGEAWKDRFFVAEFTGSPARSRIFAFSLNPRGASFELDQDTEVSRGILTSGLDFGPDGALYAADWIDGWGPKDAGRIWKIDTNSPHPLRDETRQLLLEDFEEMDEERLAGLLGHADMRVRLEAQFALAAAGNAGFETLRIAANDADALQSRVHGIWGIGQMARANAAYADALVSLLGDDEAEIRAQAAKTLGDVRHAAAAEALRPLLADASPRVQLYAAEALGRLADTAAVPGLLAMLEANNDVDAHLRHAGVIALARIGEAAPLVALRDHPSRALRIAAVVALRRLRHDGVATFLDDADLYIVTEAARAINDDGGIEAALPALAALLDESRFTEEPLLRRIINANSRVGGPEATARLAAFANRPDAPEALRVEALAALGVWATPSVVDRVDGLYHGPAPRDAAPAREALASISSPLLQQGPVAVAIATAEAVSRLQDESALPALHERLRGAPAPELRIAALQALNALGDDGLANAIQRALSDRAETVRMTALGLIPGASLPGASVAEMLYAVLDRAPIPEQQAALRALGLVPSDHARDVLLRLFARLKSGDWRPELKLDLLEAAESHGADTLGALVAGYYASRASAEPRIAFEDALLGGDATQGQRVVQRHEAAQCMRCHAIEGQGGDIGPDLSRIASTLQREQILEALVAPGNRIAPGYGLVALTLDDGRVVRGTVREEDEATVRLIDADGTVHEVPTARIQTRETGASAMPAMGLMMSRRELRDVVSYLATLR; from the coding sequence ATGCGTCACTTCCTGCCGGGCGCCCTGCTGGCGTCGCTCCTACTCGCTGCCTGTTCGTCCGAGCCGGCCGTCCCCCTCCAGATAACAACCCTCGACCCCGACGCGGCGAAACTCGAGGCGGACTCCATCCTCGCCACCGCCAGCGTCCAGCTCGCCGACGGGCTCTCCCTCTCCCTCTGGGCTTCCGAACGGCTCATGGCGGACCCGATCGCGCTCGCCTTCGACAACCGCGGTGGCGCCTACATCACCCGTACCCACCGGATAGAACACTCTGAATTCGACATCCGTGGCTATCGCGAATGGATGATCGAGTCAATCAGCTGGCAATCCCCGGAAGACCGGCGCACCTTCCTGCATCGTGAGCTCGCACCCGAACGGAGCGCCGAGAACAGCTGGTTCCCCGACCTGAATGGCGATGGCTCCCACGACTGGCGCGACCTCACCGTCGAGCAGGAGGAAATCTACCGGATCGAAGATACCTCCGGTGATGGCGTGGCGGACCGGTCCCAGCGGTACGTGGCCGGCTTCAACACCGAAATCTCCGACCTCGCTGGCGCCGTCATGCCCTTCCGCGACGATGTCTACCTGGGTGTCGCGCCGGATCTGTGGCGATTGACAGACACCTCCGGCGATGGCCAGGCCGATGAGATGACCTCCATCAGCCACGGCTACGCCGTCCACATCGGCTTCGGCGCTCACGGCATGTCCGGACTGACCGTCGGCCCCGACGGCCGCATCTACTGGTCCATCGGCGACATCGGCCTGAATGTGACCGGGCCCGATGGAAAGGCCTGGGCCTATCCCAACCAGGGCGCCATCCTCCGCTCGGAGCCCGACGGCAGCGGCTTCGAGGTCTTCGCCGCCGGCCTCCGTAATACCCACGAGTTTGTCTTCGACGCCTTCGGCAACCTCATCACGGTCGACAACGACGGCGACCACCCCGGCGAGCACGAGCGGCTCGTCCACCTCATCGAGGGGTCGGATAGCGGATGGCGCACTAACTGGCAGTTCGGCAAATACATCGACCCGGACAACAACGCTTACAAGGTCTGGATGGATGAGTCGCTCTACAAGCCCCGCTTCGAGGGCCAGGCGGCCTACATCCTCCCGCCGCTCGCGGCCTACCACAGTGGGCCGGCCGGCATGGTCTACAACCCGGGTACGGGCCTCGGCGAGGCCTGGAAGGACCGGTTCTTCGTGGCCGAGTTCACCGGTTCGCCGGCGCGTTCCCGCATCTTTGCCTTTTCCCTCAACCCGCGTGGCGCGTCGTTCGAACTCGACCAGGACACGGAGGTCTCGCGAGGCATCCTCACGTCGGGGCTCGACTTCGGCCCGGACGGCGCCCTGTATGCCGCCGACTGGATCGACGGATGGGGCCCCAAAGACGCCGGCCGGATCTGGAAGATCGATACCAACTCCCCGCATCCGCTCCGCGACGAAACCCGGCAGTTGCTCCTGGAGGATTTCGAGGAAATGGACGAGGAGCGCCTCGCCGGCCTCCTCGGGCACGCGGACATGCGTGTCCGCCTCGAAGCGCAGTTCGCTCTCGCCGCCGCTGGCAACGCCGGCTTTGAGACGCTACGCATCGCCGCAAACGACGCCGACGCGCTCCAGAGCCGCGTCCACGGCATCTGGGGGATCGGGCAGATGGCGCGCGCGAACGCCGCGTATGCCGATGCGCTCGTTTCGTTGCTTGGGGATGACGAGGCCGAGATCCGCGCCCAGGCCGCGAAAACGCTCGGAGATGTCCGCCACGCCGCCGCCGCCGAAGCGCTTCGCCCGCTGCTCGCGGACGCCTCACCCCGCGTTCAGCTGTATGCGGCGGAGGCGCTCGGCCGGCTGGCCGATACGGCCGCCGTTCCAGGCCTGCTGGCGATGCTCGAAGCCAATAACGACGTAGATGCCCACCTCCGGCACGCCGGCGTGATCGCCCTGGCCCGCATCGGCGAAGCTGCACCGCTGGTGGCGCTGCGTGATCACCCGTCCCGCGCGCTTCGCATCGCCGCCGTTGTCGCCCTGCGCCGACTGCGCCACGATGGCGTGGCGACCTTCCTGGACGACGCCGATTTATACATCGTCACCGAGGCCGCGCGCGCCATCAACGACGACGGCGGTATCGAGGCCGCGCTGCCGGCACTCGCCGCCCTGCTCGACGAATCGCGATTCACCGAAGAACCGCTGCTCCGGCGCATCATCAACGCCAACAGTCGCGTAGGCGGACCCGAGGCCACCGCCCGTCTCGCGGCCTTTGCCAACCGCCCGGACGCCCCCGAGGCGCTTCGCGTTGAGGCACTCGCCGCACTCGGTGTTTGGGCAACACCCTCGGTCGTGGATCGTGTCGATGGCCTCTATCACGGTCCGGCGCCACGGGATGCGGCGCCGGCTCGCGAGGCGCTGGCGTCGATTTCGTCCCCGTTGCTACAACAGGGCCCTGTTGCCGTGGCGATCGCTACCGCCGAGGCCGTGAGCCGGCTTCAAGACGAATCCGCCTTGCCGGCGCTCCATGAACGGCTGCGCGGTGCACCCGCACCGGAACTCCGAATCGCCGCCCTCCAGGCCCTCAACGCGCTCGGCGATGACGGCCTCGCGAACGCCATCCAACGCGCCCTCTCCGACCGAGCCGAGACCGTTCGCATGACCGCGCTCGGCCTCATACCGGGCGCATCGCTCCCCGGCGCCAGTGTGGCGGAAATGTTATACGCCGTGCTGGACAGGGCTCCGATCCCCGAACAACAGGCCGCCCTACGTGCGCTCGGACTCGTTCCATCCGACCATGCGCGCGATGTGCTGCTGAGACTCTTCGCCCGGCTCAAAAGCGGTGATTGGCGGCCGGAACTCAAACTCGATCTCCTTGAGGCGGCCGAATCACACGGCGCGGACACCCTCGGTGCTCTTGTAGCCGGATACTACGCAAGCCGCGCTTCGGCTGAGCCGCGGATCGCTTTTGAGGACGCCCTCCTGGGCGGCGACGCCACACAAGGCCAGCGGGTCGTGCAGCGCCACGAAGCCGCACAGTGCATGCGATGCCACGCGATTGAGGGGCAGGGTGGCGACATCGGGCCGGACCTGTCCCGGATCGCGTCGACCCTCCAACGCGAACAGATACTCGAAGCGCTGGTCGCTCCAGGCAACCGGATCGCTCCCGGCTACGGGTTGGTCGCATTGACGCTGGATGACGGCCGCGTGGTGCGCGGGACGGTACGGGAAGAAGACGAGGCTACGGTTCGGCTTATCGACGCCGACGGTACGGTGCATGAAGTTCCCACGGCCCGTATTCAGACGCGCGAAACCGGCGCGTCCGCCATGCCTGCGATGGGTCTCATGATGAGCCGGCGCGAACTGCGCGATGTCGTCAGTTATCTGGCGACCCTACGCTAA